The proteins below come from a single Rosa rugosa chromosome 2, drRosRugo1.1, whole genome shotgun sequence genomic window:
- the LOC133733982 gene encoding protein ENHANCED DOWNY MILDEW 2-like, with amino-acid sequence MASFDNEAEPLPVTNYYFEDDKNEPISFHVLPIEWGKDKRQNGKKEVIYLRGIADNGLQTVHRAVIAWKFDLFSVKPVISVLSKQNKWIVLQRPRKSFEKIIRAILVTLHCLSYVIRNPETSAKSLWEYLANVFSLYEARPSQNDLAEHMPLIREALKWEDSLAKSKFIVNFLEERPTKRKLSDEDIQVRKKPGLSTDDLFDTVCAFCDNGGNLLCCEGRCLRSFHATVKDGEDFTCESLGFTQDEVDAIRKIDFYCKNCQYKQHQCYACGKLGSSDKSLGAEVFPCTSARCGQFYHPHCIAKLRYHETGVSAEELEKRIMLGESFTCPIHKCCFCKQGENKKDPELQFAVCRRCPTSYHRKCLPRDIRFAKGKEGDEEDMDTRAWEGLLPDRVLIYCIKHRIVKAFGTPRRDHVKFPDVDDNKISAEKKTFCQEKKRRLTSESLVVSENCVSMRKRLSSEGFHKEKNAPTTNRQKMTLAAKAGKHSKLKSAIVKPSSRKSSSPSSSLDSARVLRQVDLTILFVFHNVSLFIWHICISASTLIACRFAYIEGGSKKYILSTISLYMYMCLYINI; translated from the exons ATGGCATCTTTTGATAATGAGGCAGAGCCTCTGCCTGTGACAAATTATTATTTCGAAGATGACAAGAATGAACCTATCTCGTTTCATGTTTTGCCAATTGAATGGGGTAAGGATAAGAGACAGAATGGGAAGAAAGAAGTCATATATTTGCGCGGCATTGCCGATAATGGGCTTCAGACGGTACATCGAGCTGTTATAGCATGGAAATTTGACCTTTTTAGTGTGAAGCCGGTGATATCGGTGCTCTCCAAGCAAAACAAGTGGATCGTGCTCCAGAGGCCGAGGAAGAGTTTTGAGAAGATAATAAGGGCAATCTTGGTAACGCTCCACTGTCTTAGTTATGTGATCAGGAATCCGGAAACGTCTGCCAAATCTCTGTGGGAGTACTTGGCTAATGTTTTTAG TTTGTATGAGGCCAGGCCTTCTCAAAATGATCTCGCCGAGCATATGCCTTTAATTAGGGAGGCTCTTAAATGGGAGGATTCTTTGGCAAAGTCCAAG TTTATAGTCAACTTTCTTGAAGAGAGGCCCACAAAGAGGAAACTATCTGATGAG GATATCCAAGTTAGAAAAAAGCCAGGATTGTCCACTGATGACCTATTCGATACGGTTTGTGCTTTTTGTGATAATGGTGGCAACCTTTTGTG TTGTGAAGGGCGATGCCTAAGGTCCTTTCATGCAACTGTAAAGGACGGTGAGGACTTTACTTGTGAATCTCTTGGATTTACCCAGGATGAAGTAGAT GCAATTCGAAAAATTGATTTCTACTGCAAGAACTGTCAATATAAACAGCATCAGTGCTATGCTTGTGGGAAGTTAGGATCCTCGGACAAATCTTTAGGTGCTGAG GTCTTCCCCTGCACTTCTGCAAGGTGTGGTCAGTTTTATCATCCTCATTGTATTGCAAAATTAAGATATCATGAGACCGGAGTTTCTGCAGAAGAACTTGAGAAAAGAATTATGCTGGGGGAATCTTTTACATGTCCAATTCACAAGTGCTGCTTTTGTAAGCAAGGAGAGAATAAGAAGGATCCTGAATTGCAGTTTGCTGTGTGTAGGCGTTGTCCTACATCCTACCACCGTAAATGCTTGCCACG GGACATTCGTTTTGCAAAAGGCAAGGAAGGTGATGAGGAAGACATGGATACAAGAGCTTGGGAAGGTCTATTACCTGACCGTGTGCTAATATATTGCAT AAAACATAGAATAGTTAAAGCCTTTGGAACTCCAAGAAGGGACCATGTTAAATTTCCTGATGTTGATGACAATAAAATTTCTGCTGAGAAAAAGACTTTCTGtcaagagaagaagagaagattaACATCAGAGTCCCTTGTAGTCAGTGAGAATTGTGTGTCAATGAGAAAAAGGCTTTCCTCAGAAGGAtttcataaagaaaaaaatgctcCTACAACAAATAGGCAGAAAATGACTTTAGCTGCAAAAGCTGGGAAGCACAGTAAACTCAAGTCTGCGATAGTCAAACCTTCCTCAAGAAAATCGAGCAGTCCCTCATCTTCCTTGGATTCGGCTAGAGTACTGAGGCAAGTGGATTTGACAATTTTATTTGTATTTCATAATGTTTCACTTTTCATTTGGCATATATGTATATCTGCAAGTACACTCATAGCATGTAGATTTGCATACATAGAGGGAGGTTCTAAAAAGTACATCCTCTCTACGATAAGCCTGTACATGTATATGTGTTtgtatataaatatatag